AACCAAAAAGGTCATTACACTTCTTCTCTGGCCACCTAATActaaagaaatcaagaaactgTACAAAATATGTTCAGTAACCAAACTGAAATTCTAACCTTCCCATCACTTCTTTTCTCCCAGAATATGCCAATTTATAGTTAAATGTTCTCTTAAGATATGGCAAGTGCAGAATTGACAAAAGCATACAACCAGAACAAAGTttagaattcaaaattttttggagAGAGATGGATATAAAGACATCAATTACCATGTCCAGGAAAGTACCTCCGACGACGAACCAAAATTCAACCTGTTTTAGAGTGCTCATAATCTTCGCAAACAGGATTCAGTAATCTTACCTGAATCCAAGTAGCATTAtgatatcaattataatttaaaataggataaacaacaaaattagttGTCGTCCACcctatttttgttatttgctcGGCCAATGATTAAAAGGAGCGAAGGGCTGTTTTCACTTTTCCTCATAGTAGAATGCATTTGATACATTGAGTGCAATTGTATGATCTTCAGATGATGTGAGATCTAATACTTTAAGCAAGTCTGCTGAAAAGTTCAAACCACGGAAATTTTCTTTGGTAGATATGATGTCGCTGTGCTGTTATCGAGATCCCTTGATTGAAAAATCTACCGAAGCATCTGGCAGTTGGTGGACACTAGGATTTGTGTTGCCAAGACTTAGTTATATATGAATCGCGCGCCCCCTATCACAGTAGAAAATTGGATTTGTATACTTGGTTCAAAGGTGTACCTTATGTAAGTTTATTTGTGCATTTGCCACAACTCTATAATTCGAACCATATTTTATCCCTGAGCATGTCTCGCACCAGGCTGATACTCTCCAATTCCAAGCAAGTCCTGCAAATATTTAGTTTTGATCATTTGTGGATTTGGCACAACAATGATCTTTTTCAACATAACTAGTTATCCTCAGAAATGAACTAAGATTAATATCAGAAATTGGAGAACATAAAGAACTTTTTAGCCTGGTTTGCATGGACAGATATTATCTACATCAAAGGTACTGAGAATTATGGGTCAAGCACCATATCTAGACATCTTTATTTCCTCCATGTCGTAAGATGAGAATTTTCTATGTGTGTAGGCCCTTCTGCAAATCCCTGTAATGTATTTAGCTTTTGCTGTAGAAGGGAGTTGTCAGTTTCTATGGAGATCTGGACACGCATGGACAATTTAAGCATAAGAGCACTGATCTACTAGGTCCACTACATAAAAGTTTCACCACATGCTTCTGGTTTGTTCTGTCTGACGTGCAGAACAGAAGTTCCCCTAGTGTTACCAGATGACCGGAATATCAAATATGGGATTCCTTTGTATCATTGAAGTCACtgtattaaaatttgaccAGTTCATGTGCTGTTGAGTCCATATTGATATACGTCTATATTCACAcacattaatcaaaattaaaattttatagctCATGCACCGTAGTAGATTGCGTTAAATGCTAAATCCTTTTTTGACTCTGAAAAAGTAtcaaacttgaatcaaatcgCATACTTCTTCAACCTCTTTTGTCTGAGTTCACTTAAGCTTTGATGATAGCATACATTTAATAAGTAGTGATGATCGTAAAATGAGTTTTGGATAGTTGAATAAGAATTGCACTTCCGTTAATATGCTAAAGTCCATTAATGATGGACAATTAGGTAGGACTGGGATTCATCATTCAAAGCCTTGTTGTACCTCAATCATTCAGAGTAAAACACATAagtgtcttctcatctaaccATTCAGAGGAAGTGCACTAATGATCATTAACAGAGATACAGATTAAGATGGCAATATTCTAACTATATGATTTATGCTTTGCAGAAGATGGACACAACACTCCCAAAAATACTGCTTTTTGCTAAGAAAATACACACCTGGCATGCTCTATTTTTCGCTCTCGTTTCTGCTGTGCTGGGAATATCATGATTGGGTTTCAGAAATCTCTTCTCCCTCCGTTCGCATGAACCCCATCCATCTGAAAACCTTCCACCCCTAGCAacataaacaagaaaagtaATAGAGTTCTGTGTAAACAAGGAATTGGTAGGTGAAAATTCCACATATTGTAATGTCCAGCAGGCAAAGAACATACTGCATGTATGCACGGACAACAAACTCTGCTCGTGCAACATTGCGGTTCTCATCGAATTCAATGGTCTTGtctttaatttcataagaCAGATTGAAGTAAAATGATATCTTCCTCCAACCTGTAGTGCACATGTAACTTAATCGTACAGCACAAAATCATATGCCATCTATCTATCTAGGGAGACATGTACAAGCTTGAGTTTACCTGACTTCTTAATATAACGATTCCCAGATATCATAGTGTAGTCACTTTTCTCCAATATCTGTCCACCAGAAGATATCATGTCAGAGTTGTTGTGCGTTTCTACAACAGATAATCAGATTCCTTTCAGAAAACGTGAAAAAGGAGCTATGGTCATTAACAATGACGGATATAGGATTATACTTCTGTAAAAGTGAGGTACATGAGAGCCAAGAGACTAGCTTCACCGCATATTACATAATTCTCTGCAGCCAGCAAGTTAGTTGTATAAAAAATGGTGGTTTTCCGGGTGGTacagtaattaataaaagagaGACCAACATGCTAAAGAGACAACCTAGGTGCTTTCACCTAAAGGAGAAAGATCCATTTCTATACCTTCCCCTAGTTGAGCATTCAATCTCTTATCAGTAGGTAAAcccatatttgttttttaataatctaacAGTAGATAACTATATTGAGACTTAATTGATCAAGGAAGAAAGTGGATTTGAATACAAGAGAAATGTATGTCGACATAACAAGAGTGTGGTATAATTTCATGAGCAGTCCCTTCCGTTCCCTTGCTCTTGACGGACGGTAAATTTTACAGGATTTACTAAACGGAAATACTTTCAGGCATCCCtccatgaatttttaaaaatacaactaCGAGAAGTTGGAGCTGCATAATGAACAGATTTGTTTAAGACTTCAGCTAAGCAGCATATAGAAAAGTTTGAAGTATTGTACAATATCATCCGTCCGACATAAATTAGCCACCTAAGATTAttgacaaaatcaaaatcacaataaaattaaataagcaCGAGGACAAATTGACGAACAACTCACCGCCATAGCAGCATTTTGGAACTCCTTGAACAGAGAAACTGTCGGAAACTGGCCGGCCAAACTATGTCTCATCTCTGTCTTCTCATAACTCACCGCCGAGGCAATTGGACTGTCACAGTTCGTCACAGCAAAATTTTTCGTCTCCGGAGAATCAGTACTATACGGCTGGGGAGTGGTCGGAGTGCGGTGCACGTGCTTCACCACCATCAGTTGCGGTGGACTAGACTCAGAAACGGTCAGCATGTTAGTAGTTCTGGAAATTTTTTGAGGGCGTTGATTCTGTACAACCTCGCCGTCGGggttgtagttgtaattatggAGGTGGTTGCGAACTTGGTTTGGTAACTTTGGTTGGGGGGAGGGAAGGGGGAACGGAATGGGTGTCAGGGGTTTGGTGCGTTGTTTTGGAGTGGAAGTGGAGGTGGAGGAGGCGGAGAGAGAGGCAGCGGCAGCGGAGTCAATCACAGCCCATAATGCGGCATCGTCTAGGTCCTTGTCGTCGACGGCGTAGGCGATCGGCGAATCCATTTAACTCGATTTGAGCTCCTTCCTTGGCAAGGTAGACAAGCCGGGCGCGCACTGACAGAGTATTCGAATTTGAAATAATCCAACGACGTCGCTGAGCAAATGGGCCTAAGGATTGGGCTCCTATTTCACTCACCCAACCTCAATGGCCCATTAATAGAGAAATAGTGGAAACATATTTTGGGCCGTCTAAGTTCCAAACATTTTGACGACCCGAATCCGATTCAAATAaatccatataaaaaaaacaacccATATAGGAAAGGTAAAAGATTTGCTGGAATATTCTTCTAATACATTTATACAGCCATGATAAAGGTTTACATATGCTACATCTATTATGATTTATTCTTTCATAACTTAcattacacaaaataaaagaaatatgtatAGTGCAAAATTTTCAGACTCCTGTCCAGAGATTTCCACCAACTACATAGACattgttcaaaaattttgCTTCTATTAAGAAacatgaaaaaggaaaaacaatgAAAAGGTTGTATGAATacctaaattaatatatactccGTCTGTCCtaaattttatagtttgtATTTGTCTGGCGGGGGCGTCCTGAAATAAGACTTAGAACAGGCCCTGACGACTGACTTTGAGTGGCAAACCAAAATTCTGATACACTCTGATCTCACCCTCCAAGCTTGCTGTTACTATTACCATTCCCCATGCTGTTGCCTGCACAGTTTGGCCACCATTACTGCTACTTCCACCTTCTCCCAAGGCCTTAGAGGAAGCAGAAGAAATGGAGGGCGAATCGCCATAACAGATGGCATCAGAAGACGCGCTAAACGAGTCGCTGGGACCTATTCCAGGATCAGTCGGACCTGAGTCCCCGAGTTCATCCTCTCCAGAACTCGTGTTTCTTTCCAGcacattctttttcttgggaaGAGGGGGCAAATTTTGCCTGCTGCTTCCACCAGTAGAATTGTCTTCTCGGGCCGGTGAAGCGGAAATTGACGTTTGTGAAGCACTAGAACGTTTCGTGGTGCGTTTGGACTGTATTTCTACTAGTGGGGCCTCGAACTTTATGCTTCCAGGCCATGCCATCGCAACAGATACGTCTTTACAGGGGAAGTGCTCATGAGCATGGACTGTAACTGTACTTTTTCTCTTCCCAGCTGTCGGATTCTTGAACTCTTCAACCTTCCAGATATAGACCTGAGAGTCTTCGCTGGCGCTTATTACATGTTTTCCGTCTGGACTGAATGTAGCAGCAATCTGGCTGCCGGTATTGCGAAAGCCTGTCCAAATTTTAGAAGTTGAGTTAAGAGTTTGCAGTCTTGGAAgcatgttttatatatatggaagaTATATGTACCTCTGAATTTTTGGATGAGGTCTGGACCATTGTAGATTCCGAGTCGGTTATCGGTTGCAGTAATTAGAACTTCTGACGGATTCCAGGGGGCAAACTGTGGAGAAAGCGAGTACTTGGTTATGGCTTTTGGCAGTTTTGCTGAAGGGAATTTTAGGGCTGGAAGTTGAACTGAGTACCTGAAAACCTGTTATTTTCCCCGATTGAGATTGCAAACCAGGATCCTTTTTGCCTGGAGACTGAAATGTAGGGAACTTTTTGCCTTGGGACTTTTTCTTCGTCTGGATGTCCATTTTATGGTCCAATCTGCTACCTAGGTTACAAAATGCATTAAGGATAATGAATATTAACGTGACAAATTAGGACCAGAAAACCTGGTACTGAGCTGCTCTTCTTACCTTCAATGCTATATAATCGACAGGTCCCTTGAAGAGAACCAATTATAGCACCCTTCAAGATTACAGAAAATCAGTGCTCATTGCATCAAAATTGAACATCTCATCCTTGTGTTGTAGAATTAAGTGTAGGTACCTGGCCATCAGGAGTGTAGCTAGCAGCAGTAACCATTTCAGGAACATCCGTCCAGTCGACAACTTTACGCTTGGGTATGTTCCAGATCCGGACCTTTGCATCAAGCGAACCACTGATAAAGTAGTCCTCATCTACTGGATTGAACTGTATGCAAGTCACTGCCATAATAACCATAGACTCATTAAATGCAAAGATAAAACCATTAATCAGGTGGGATATCTACAAATTTGGCATCTCACCGTAGTCATTGTGTGCAAACGTTTTCAGACAGCTTTTCGTTTCCATGTCCCACATCCTTACTGTCTTGTCCATTGAAGATGAAAGCAATAGCTGCAGAGAAAGAGTTTTATCTGATTCTGTCAATTATATACTTCAATTGTTCGGAGAGAAACAGGGTTCTTTTCCCTACCTTTTAATCAAAACTTGGTAACTAGCCAGAAACTGACCTGAGATGTGGACCAGGACAAATCCAGGACTTCATCTGTATGACCTGTAAACGTGCATACTGGTTTTTCTGAAAGTGCTTGTACTGTCTCCGGCACACTCACATATTCAGGTTTGCCCCCGTTTGTTTTACCCTTTCTCTTCATTTCAGACGGCATAGGTGTTATCTCAGCAAGTGGAGGGCGATCAGATGAAATATTCCCAGCCATGGGATGAGGTGGTGTGGCACCACTGGCTGAACTTGGATCGTCGCCTTGCTTTATAAGATCACATTCCTGCATTTCCCATACATGAATCGTCCTGTCTTCCCCTGCACTTGCTAGAAAACGTCCATCGGAACTGAACCTGATGGTCCATATTGAGCCCTCATGAGCTTGAATTTCCTGAGCCAAGTGCAGTGCCGTAAATTCTTTGTAGGACTTCCCTTGCTGGTGAGCTTCGATCCATTGAGAAGTGTTCTTGGGAGCTTTCTCTTCAACCTGTGAAGAATTCTCTAGTTCTTTATCAGCCAATAATCCACTCGCTACTCCCTTGATATTCTTCAAAATCGCAGCCCCCTTTTTTTTGCTGTTTCTGAAACTCTTTGTAAGTAACGCGTTCGGGTTGAGTCTCCCGCTTTCGGTGCGAATTTTTGTGGACGCCCGTCGGCGCATCAGCTCCTTTACGAAAGGTGAATAACCGACGGACTTCTCGAATTCCTCCAGTGTAAGCTGCTCCCCTGTCTGAAGATCATTGAGCTTATTCCACATTCCATGTTCGTTGGCCTCTTTTACAATAAAATCCTTTCCAGTGTCCAAATTCTTTATCAAGAAGAACGAACCAAACGCTGCATCGGACAACGATACATCCGTATTTTGCACTGTTGCTTTATATTTCTCTCCAGTTGAGGATGGTCCAAAAGCACTTGTATAGTACTGAGGCGCAGCAATACATGTCGTTGGCATGAGTTGGCCTGACAACGTTCTagtgattttgttttttgatatCGGACCGATTAGTTCTTCTTTACGTTGTTTCAGTTTCGACGAAAAAGCTTCAATGTCGCTGTCTGACCTCGACCTCACGAGCACAATCGCTCTGGCAGGCGAAGCCTTGTCTGGGGTTGTGAGAGAAGGATCAAGCTTGGCTGCCGAGTCTTGAGCAGGCGCAGACTGGGGTTGGGGTTGGGATTGGGGTTGGGGTTGGGTCTTGGATTGGGATGGGGGATGGGGCGGGCGATGGGGCGGGGGCTGGGGCTTTATTGAAATGGCCCGGACGACCTTAGAGCTGGCGAGCGTCATAAAGTTTTTGTTGCTATTCAACCCCATGCCCTGCAACAATCGCTTGCGGCGCTCCTTGAGATCGCCTGGCTCGGCCATCCACATATCGTAGCTTGGCAATACGGTAGAGTTGTTTGTAATGGGTGCGATGGAATAGATGCGCTTTATGGAGGCAGCTGAAACAAACGACATGCGACTAGCTTCAAAGAACTCGTCGTCGTCGTCTGATGCGGAGGCCAAATCCAGGGGGACGACTGTGGATAATCTCTCGTTTGAGTCGAAGAAACTATCGTCGTCGTCGACAGCCACTCCTAGGCTGTCGAAATCCATGGTTAGTGTCCTTCGATTCATTGTCGTGAATGTGGTTGTGTAATTCACAGCAAGAATCAAGGAACTGAAGAAACAATCTTTTTCAGacaaaagaaagcaaattttTTCAAAGCCTTTGCCGgcaaagaaattcaagaattctGGATTTTTTGGTGGAATGATGTTTtactagagagagaaacaggGGGAAGAGAGGGAGCAGTGGAAGGGAGTAAAATGAGGGACATAACCACTAGTCTGTTACATTTGTCTTAAGATTTGGCGAAAAAGAAATGGTCAATAAAAA
The nucleotide sequence above comes from Sesamum indicum cultivar Zhongzhi No. 13 linkage group LG11, S_indicum_v1.0, whole genome shotgun sequence. Encoded proteins:
- the LOC105174442 gene encoding uncharacterized protein LOC105174442 — protein: MDSPIAYAVDDKDLDDAALWAVIDSAAAASLSASSTSTSTPKQRTKPLTPIPFPLPSPQPKLPNQVRNHLHNYNYNPDGEVVQNQRPQKISRTTNMLTVSESSPPQLMVVKHVHRTPTTPQPYSTDSPETKNFAVTNCDSPIASAVSYEKTEMRHSLAGQFPTVSLFKEFQNAAMAILEKSDYTMISGNRYIKKSGWRKISFYFNLSYEIKDKTIEFDENRNVARAEFVVRAYMQGGRFSDGWGSCERREKRFLKPNHDIPSTAETRAKNRACQDLLGIGEYQPGARHAQG
- the LOC105174711 gene encoding WD repeat-containing protein 44; protein product: MNRRTLTMDFDSLGVAVDDDDSFFDSNERLSTVVPLDLASASDDDDEFFEASRMSFVSAASIKRIYSIAPITNNSTVLPSYDMWMAEPGDLKERRKRLLQGMGLNSNKNFMTLASSKVVRAISIKPQPPPHRPPHPPSQSKTQPQPQSQPQPQSAPAQDSAAKLDPSLTTPDKASPARAIVLVRSRSDSDIEAFSSKLKQRKEELIGPISKNKITRTLSGQLMPTTCIAAPQYYTSAFGPSSTGEKYKATVQNTDVSLSDAAFGSFFLIKNLDTGKDFIVKEANEHGMWNKLNDLQTGEQLTLEEFEKSVGYSPFVKELMRRRASTKIRTESGRLNPNALLTKSFRNSKKKGAAILKNIKGVASGLLADKELENSSQVEEKAPKNTSQWIEAHQQGKSYKEFTALHLAQEIQAHEGSIWTIRFSSDGRFLASAGEDRTIHVWEMQECDLIKQGDDPSSASGATPPHPMAGNISSDRPPLAEITPMPSEMKRKGKTNGGKPEYVSVPETVQALSEKPVCTFTGHTDEVLDLSWSTSQLLLSSSMDKTVRMWDMETKSCLKTFAHNDYVTCIQFNPVDEDYFISGSLDAKVRIWNIPKRKVVDWTDVPEMVTAASYTPDGQGAIIGSLQGTCRLYSIEGSRLDHKMDIQTKKKSQGKKFPTFQSPGKKDPGLQSQSGKITGFQFAPWNPSEVLITATDNRLGIYNGPDLIQKFRGFRNTGSQIAATFSPDGKHVISASEDSQVYIWKVEEFKNPTAGKRKSTVTVHAHEHFPCKDVSVAMAWPGSIKFEAPLVEIQSKRTTKRSSASQTSISASPAREDNSTGGSSRQNLPPLPKKKNVLERNTSSGEDELGDSGPTDPGIGPSDSFSASSDAICYGDSPSISSASSKALGEGGSSSNGGQTVQATAWGMVIVTASLEGEIRVYQNFGLPLKVSRQGLF